A portion of the Faecalibacterium sp. I3-3-89 genome contains these proteins:
- a CDS encoding SseB family protein codes for MAKDGAARLRLRPVGAADRKKLPEYGPLGTGCPAVERAVAALYKGQNEESFWALMNAINYALELDTRVLVPLEASSDQPDGAAPWAEHPVPAEKAKDLPFWTLHTQKGRCYLPLFTSVRAAEADKGTASRPMAEMLLSAAMQSALDSDHIDGVVIDPWTSSATLDCSLLNGLLHAGHDTSEPGEEELRAGNRAMAEGRWDDAMHFYQLSAEEGCAEGLAMMGELLYEGKGCRKSPAQARKFWKKAADAGDVAAWVALGDDAMVQGKGVGAALRAYRKAQKLCASTPDIAYMPQVCLRVAQYETQYISRKQALAQLAEAKQGFLIRQKEGDETARSWLDETERVIRQLLENESG; via the coding sequence ATGGCAAAGGATGGAGCAGCACGGCTGCGGCTGCGCCCGGTGGGCGCGGCAGACCGCAAAAAGCTGCCGGAGTATGGGCCGCTGGGCACAGGCTGCCCCGCCGTGGAGCGGGCAGTGGCTGCGCTTTATAAGGGCCAGAACGAGGAGAGCTTCTGGGCGCTGATGAACGCCATCAACTATGCCCTCGAGCTGGACACCCGGGTGCTGGTGCCGCTGGAAGCCTCGTCCGACCAGCCGGACGGCGCGGCCCCGTGGGCCGAGCACCCCGTCCCGGCGGAAAAGGCCAAGGACCTGCCGTTCTGGACCCTGCACACCCAGAAGGGCCGGTGCTATCTGCCCCTCTTCACCTCGGTGCGGGCGGCGGAGGCCGACAAGGGCACCGCCAGCCGCCCTATGGCCGAAATGCTTCTGTCTGCCGCCATGCAGTCGGCGCTGGACTCCGACCACATCGACGGCGTAGTCATCGACCCATGGACAAGCTCGGCCACGCTGGACTGTTCGCTCCTCAACGGCCTGCTCCATGCCGGCCACGACACCAGCGAGCCGGGCGAAGAGGAGCTGCGGGCCGGGAACCGGGCCATGGCCGAGGGCCGCTGGGACGACGCGATGCACTTCTATCAGCTCTCCGCCGAGGAGGGCTGCGCCGAGGGTCTCGCCATGATGGGCGAGCTGCTCTACGAGGGCAAAGGCTGCCGCAAAAGCCCCGCGCAGGCCCGGAAGTTCTGGAAAAAAGCCGCCGATGCCGGAGACGTAGCCGCATGGGTGGCGCTGGGCGACGACGCCATGGTACAGGGCAAGGGCGTGGGCGCAGCCCTGCGGGCCTACCGCAAGGCCCAGAAGCTCTGCGCCTCCACCCCCGACATCGCCTATATGCCGCAGGTCTGCCTCCGGGTGGCCCAGTATGAGACGCAGTATATCTCCCGCAAGCAGGCGCTGGCCCAGCTGGCCGAGGCAAAACAGGGCTTCCTCATCCGCCAAAAGGAGGGCGACGAGACAGCCCGGAGCTGGCTGGATGAGACCGAGCGCGTCATTCGCCAGCTGCTCGAGAACGAGTCGGGCTGA
- a CDS encoding ABC transporter ATP-binding protein — translation MSAKAKSRLTPEQQKATMTRVLQKIRPYGFFVGCSLIVAAVSVAAQLYIPILCGDAIDMMLGKGDVDFAGVLRIVYEIVAVAVTAAFAQWLLSVCNNRITFAVSRDLRNAAMRKIQTLPLSYLDSHPSGDIVSRMVADVDTFADGLLMGFTQLFSGVLTILGTLLFMLRQNVPITLVVVCITPLSLVVASFLAKRSYGYFQSQSTVRGEQTALVNEMIEGQKVVQAFGHEAQSLAAFDEVNGRLQDVSLKAIFFSSLTNPATRFVNNIVYAGVGLVGALYAVGGGISIGQLSIFLSYANQYTKPFNEISGVVTELQNALACASRVFELLDAEDQCPEVENAVRLEPDGHVQIEDVSFRYLPDRPLIEGLSLDVRPGQRIAIVGPTGCGKTTLINLLMRFYDVNGGAIKVSGTDIRDVTRASLRGSYGMVLQDTWLRAGTVRENIAYGRPDATLDEVVAAAKAAHADSFIRRLPEGYDTVIAEDGGNISQGQKQLLCIARVMLCLPPMLILDEATSSIDTRTEVRIQAAFARMMQGRTSFIVAHRLSTIREADVILVMKDGHIVEQGDHDTLLAQGGFYAKLYNSQFEGVET, via the coding sequence ATGAGTGCAAAAGCAAAAAGCAGGCTGACCCCTGAGCAGCAGAAGGCCACTATGACCCGGGTGCTCCAGAAGATCAGGCCCTACGGATTTTTTGTGGGGTGCAGCCTCATCGTGGCGGCGGTGAGCGTCGCGGCCCAGCTGTATATCCCCATCCTCTGCGGCGACGCCATCGATATGATGCTGGGCAAGGGGGACGTGGACTTCGCGGGCGTGCTGCGCATCGTGTATGAGATCGTGGCTGTGGCCGTGACCGCCGCCTTTGCGCAGTGGCTGCTGAGCGTCTGCAACAACCGCATCACCTTCGCGGTCAGCCGCGACCTGCGAAACGCCGCCATGCGGAAGATCCAGACCCTGCCCCTCTCCTACCTCGACAGCCACCCCTCCGGCGACATCGTGAGCCGGATGGTGGCCGACGTGGATACCTTCGCCGACGGCCTGCTGATGGGCTTCACCCAGCTGTTCTCGGGCGTGCTGACCATCCTCGGCACCCTGCTGTTCATGCTGCGGCAGAACGTGCCCATCACGCTGGTGGTGGTCTGCATCACCCCCCTGAGCCTCGTGGTGGCCAGCTTCCTCGCCAAGCGCAGCTATGGCTACTTCCAGAGCCAGAGCACCGTCCGCGGCGAGCAGACCGCCCTCGTCAACGAGATGATCGAGGGCCAGAAGGTCGTGCAGGCCTTCGGCCATGAGGCCCAGAGCCTTGCGGCCTTCGATGAGGTGAATGGCCGCTTGCAGGACGTGAGCCTGAAGGCCATCTTCTTCTCCAGCCTGACCAACCCCGCCACCCGCTTCGTCAACAACATCGTCTACGCAGGCGTCGGCCTTGTGGGTGCGCTCTACGCGGTGGGCGGCGGCATCTCCATCGGCCAGCTGAGCATCTTCCTGAGCTACGCCAACCAGTACACCAAGCCCTTCAACGAGATCTCCGGCGTCGTGACCGAGCTGCAGAACGCTCTGGCCTGCGCGTCCCGGGTGTTTGAGCTGCTGGACGCCGAGGACCAGTGCCCCGAGGTGGAAAACGCTGTCCGCCTCGAGCCGGACGGCCACGTCCAGATCGAGGACGTCTCCTTCCGCTACCTGCCCGACCGCCCGCTCATCGAGGGGCTGTCTCTGGACGTCAGGCCCGGCCAGCGCATCGCCATCGTCGGCCCTACCGGCTGCGGCAAGACCACCCTCATCAACCTGCTCATGCGGTTCTATGACGTCAACGGCGGTGCCATCAAAGTTTCCGGCACCGACATCCGGGATGTGACCCGCGCCTCCCTGCGGGGCAGCTACGGCATGGTGCTGCAGGACACCTGGCTGCGGGCCGGTACGGTGCGGGAGAACATCGCCTACGGCAGGCCGGACGCCACCCTCGACGAGGTGGTGGCCGCAGCCAAGGCCGCCCACGCCGACAGCTTCATCCGCCGCCTGCCCGAGGGCTATGACACCGTCATCGCCGAGGACGGCGGCAACATCAGTCAGGGCCAGAAGCAGCTGCTCTGCATTGCCCGCGTGATGCTCTGCCTGCCCCCGATGCTGATCCTCGACGAGGCCACCTCCTCCATCGATACCCGCACCGAGGTGCGCATTCAGGCGGCCTTTGCCCGGATGATGCAGGGCCGCACCAGCTTCATCGTGGCACACCGCCTGTCCACCATCCGGGAGGCCGACGTCATCCTCGTGATGAAGGACGGCCACATCGTGGAGCAGGGCGACCACGACACGCTGCTGGCACAGGGCGGCTTCTACGCCAAGCTCTACAACAGCCAGTTCGAGGGCGTGGAGACCTGA
- a CDS encoding ABC transporter ATP-binding protein — protein MNKMLRYLSGYKRESVLAPLFKMLEATFDLFVPLVMADIVNVGIAAHDFRYILVRCGILLLLAFVGLVCSLTAQYFSAKAAVGYATGLRHALFEHIQRLSFTEMDTMGTSTLITRMTSDVNQVQSGLNLFLRLFLRSPFVVFGAMVMAFTVNFRAALIFVVAIPLLSVVVFGVMVITRPLYKAVQARLDRVLGLTRENLTGVRVVRAFDKEKTEVDRFEDANELLTKMQLHVGHISALMNPLTYVIINLAIVALLYVGSIEINIGGMASGDVIALVNYMNQILIELVKLANLIVQVSKALACAGRVQAVLDTEPGMEFPREPAGEVPAEKAGDAVRFDHVGLTYQGAGAPSLSDISFTAKRGQTIGIIGGTGSGKSSLISLIPRFYDATEGSVEIMGRPVRQYPRADLRGRVAVVMQKAQLFGGTIRSNLLWGNQNASEADLWAALETAQAAEFVRSKPLGLDEPVEQGGRNLSGGQKQRLTIARALVGRPDILILDDSASALDYATDAALRKALAALPGALTVFIVSQRAASLQHADQIIVLDDGHMVGLGRHAELLDSCPVYREIYESQFKKGDAQK, from the coding sequence TTGAATAAAATGCTTCGCTACCTCAGCGGCTATAAGCGCGAGAGCGTGCTTGCGCCGCTTTTCAAGATGCTGGAAGCCACCTTTGACCTGTTCGTGCCGCTTGTGATGGCCGACATCGTCAACGTGGGCATCGCGGCCCACGACTTCCGCTACATCCTCGTGCGGTGCGGCATCCTGCTCCTGCTGGCCTTCGTGGGCCTTGTCTGTAGCCTGACCGCCCAGTATTTCTCGGCCAAGGCCGCAGTGGGTTACGCCACCGGCCTGCGCCACGCGTTGTTTGAGCACATCCAGCGCCTGAGCTTCACCGAGATGGACACCATGGGCACCAGCACCCTCATCACCCGGATGACCAGCGACGTCAATCAGGTGCAGAGCGGCCTGAACCTCTTCCTCCGGCTGTTCCTGCGCAGTCCCTTCGTGGTGTTCGGCGCGATGGTCATGGCCTTTACGGTCAATTTCCGCGCCGCCCTCATCTTCGTGGTGGCCATCCCGCTGCTGAGCGTCGTGGTCTTCGGCGTCATGGTCATCACCCGACCCCTGTATAAGGCGGTGCAGGCGCGGCTCGACCGCGTGCTGGGCCTGACCCGCGAGAACCTCACCGGCGTCCGCGTCGTCCGCGCCTTCGACAAGGAGAAGACCGAGGTGGACCGCTTCGAGGACGCCAACGAGCTGCTGACGAAGATGCAGCTCCACGTCGGCCACATCTCTGCCCTGATGAACCCGCTGACCTATGTCATCATCAACCTTGCCATCGTGGCGCTGCTGTATGTGGGCAGCATCGAGATCAACATCGGGGGCATGGCCTCCGGCGACGTTATCGCGCTGGTCAACTATATGAACCAGATCTTGATCGAGCTGGTCAAGCTGGCCAACCTCATCGTGCAGGTGAGCAAGGCGCTGGCCTGTGCAGGCCGTGTGCAGGCCGTGCTGGACACCGAGCCGGGCATGGAGTTCCCGCGGGAGCCTGCCGGTGAAGTCCCGGCGGAAAAGGCCGGCGACGCCGTCCGCTTCGACCATGTGGGCCTGACCTATCAGGGCGCAGGCGCACCCAGCCTCTCCGACATCAGCTTCACGGCCAAGCGCGGCCAGACCATCGGCATCATCGGCGGCACCGGCAGCGGCAAATCCAGCCTCATCAGCCTCATCCCCCGCTTCTACGACGCCACCGAGGGCAGCGTGGAGATCATGGGCCGCCCCGTCCGGCAGTACCCCCGGGCCGACCTGCGGGGCAGGGTGGCCGTGGTCATGCAGAAGGCCCAGCTCTTCGGCGGCACCATCCGCTCGAACCTGCTCTGGGGCAACCAGAACGCCTCCGAGGCTGACCTCTGGGCCGCGCTGGAGACGGCGCAGGCTGCGGAGTTCGTCCGGTCCAAGCCCCTCGGCCTCGATGAACCGGTGGAGCAGGGGGGACGAAACCTCTCCGGCGGCCAGAAGCAGCGCCTGACCATCGCCCGCGCCCTCGTGGGCAGGCCCGACATCCTCATCCTCGACGACAGCGCCAGTGCACTGGACTACGCCACCGATGCGGCCCTGCGCAAGGCGCTGGCCGCGCTGCCGGGTGCTCTGACCGTCTTCATCGTCAGCCAGCGTGCCGCCAGTCTGCAGCACGCAGACCAGATCATCGTGCTGGATGACGGCCATATGGTGGGCCTTGGCCGTCACGCCGAGCTGCTGGACAGCTGCCCGGTCTATCGTGAAATTTACGAGAGCCAGTTCAAGAAAGGGGATGCGCAGAAATGA
- the leuC gene encoding 3-isopropylmalate dehydratase large subunit: MGMTQTQKILAAHAGLAEVKAGQLINAKLDIVLGNDITTPVAINEFEKAGFDGVFDKEHIAIVLDHFVPNKDIKSATQSKQCREFANKYDILNFYDVGQMGIEHALLPEKGIVTAGDCVIGADSHTCTYGALGAFSTGVGSTDMAAGMATGMAWFKVPAAIRFVLTGMLPPRVSGKDLILHIIGMIGVDGALYKSMEFTGPGVASLSMDDRLSICNMAIEAGAKNGIFPVDDVTKAYLKGRSQREPVFYEADPDAEYEKVIEIDLSALEPTVSYPHLPENTHPASEGKDIKIDQVVIGSCTNGRLEDMEAAYNILKGKHIAKGVRGIIIPATMAVYKECILRGWTTAFIDAGCIVSTPTCGPCLGGYMGILAEGERCVSTTNRNFVGRMGHVKSEVYLASPATAAASALTGYITDPRTV; this comes from the coding sequence ATGGGAATGACCCAGACGCAGAAAATTCTGGCCGCACACGCGGGCCTCGCCGAGGTCAAGGCGGGCCAGCTCATCAACGCCAAGCTCGACATCGTGCTGGGCAACGACATCACCACACCGGTGGCCATCAACGAGTTCGAGAAGGCAGGCTTTGACGGCGTGTTCGACAAAGAGCACATCGCCATCGTTCTCGACCACTTCGTGCCCAACAAGGACATCAAGAGCGCGACCCAGTCCAAGCAGTGCCGCGAGTTTGCCAACAAGTACGACATCCTCAACTTCTATGATGTGGGCCAGATGGGCATCGAGCACGCGCTGCTGCCCGAAAAAGGCATCGTGACAGCGGGCGACTGCGTCATTGGCGCAGACAGCCATACCTGCACCTACGGTGCGCTGGGCGCTTTCTCCACCGGTGTCGGCTCCACCGATATGGCGGCCGGCATGGCCACCGGCATGGCATGGTTCAAGGTGCCGGCTGCCATCCGGTTCGTCCTGACCGGAATGCTGCCCCCGCGGGTGTCCGGCAAGGACCTCATCCTTCACATCATCGGCATGATCGGCGTGGACGGTGCGCTGTATAAGTCGATGGAGTTCACCGGCCCGGGCGTCGCTTCGCTGTCGATGGATGACCGCCTGAGCATCTGCAACATGGCCATCGAGGCGGGCGCAAAGAATGGCATCTTCCCGGTGGACGACGTGACCAAGGCCTACCTCAAGGGCCGCAGCCAGCGGGAGCCGGTGTTCTACGAGGCCGACCCGGACGCCGAGTACGAGAAGGTCATTGAGATCGACCTGTCGGCCCTCGAACCCACCGTCAGCTACCCTCATCTGCCCGAGAACACCCACCCCGCCAGCGAGGGAAAGGACATCAAGATCGATCAGGTGGTCATCGGCAGCTGCACCAATGGCCGCCTCGAGGATATGGAGGCTGCTTACAACATCCTGAAGGGCAAGCACATCGCAAAGGGCGTGCGCGGCATCATCATCCCCGCCACCATGGCTGTGTATAAGGAGTGCATCCTGCGCGGCTGGACGACGGCCTTCATTGACGCGGGCTGCATCGTCTCCACCCCCACCTGCGGCCCCTGCCTCGGCGGCTACATGGGCATCCTCGCCGAGGGCGAGCGCTGTGTCTCCACCACCAACCGCAACTTCGTGGGCCGTATGGGCCATGTCAAGAGCGAGGTGTATCTGGCATCGCCCGCTACCGCTGCCGCCAGCGCACTGACCGGCTATATCACCGACCCCCGCACGGTCTGA
- a CDS encoding 2-isopropylmalate synthase — translation MMDATKYAPGYYPVPAGYDSWVKKDHIEKAPAWCSVDLRDGNQALIVPMSLEEKLEFFQMLVKIGFKEIEVGFPAASETEYEFLRTLIEKNMIPEDVTVQVLTQCRDHIIRRTFEAVKGAPRAVIHFYNSTSVAQREQVFHKSKEEIKQIAVDGAKLVKQLSEEYEGNFLFEYSPESFTGTEVDYAVEVCNAVLDIMQPTPDRPMIINLPVTVEMSMPHVYANQIEYCDKHLKYRDSVIISTHPHNDRGTGVACAELAVLAGAQRVECCLFGNGERTGNVDAVTLAMNLYSHGVDPKLDFSDMPAICATYERVTRMHIYERTPYAGQLVFAAFSGSHQDAIAKGMAYRKEKGDHRWTCPYIPVDPHDIGRTYDADVIRINSQSGKGGIGFVLEQNYGYNLPAKMREALGYKVKSVSDHSHKELSAGEVLHIFEEVFLNKTKPLSVVEAHFAQVNGITATVTLDMNGQRKVITSVGNGRLDAVANAIQSATGMEFHLETYSEHSLDEGSTSRAASYVGLEWGDGTVTWGAGTDTDIIVAGVHALVSAINNK, via the coding sequence ATGATGGACGCTACCAAATACGCACCGGGATATTACCCCGTGCCCGCCGGTTATGACAGCTGGGTCAAGAAGGACCACATCGAGAAAGCTCCCGCATGGTGCAGCGTGGACCTGCGGGACGGCAATCAGGCCCTGATCGTCCCCATGAGCCTTGAGGAAAAGCTGGAATTTTTCCAGATGCTGGTGAAGATCGGCTTCAAGGAGATCGAGGTGGGCTTCCCCGCCGCCAGCGAGACGGAGTACGAGTTCCTCCGCACCCTCATCGAGAAAAACATGATCCCCGAGGACGTCACCGTGCAGGTGCTGACCCAGTGCCGTGACCACATCATCCGCCGCACCTTCGAGGCGGTCAAGGGTGCGCCCCGGGCTGTCATCCACTTCTACAACTCTACTTCCGTCGCCCAGCGTGAGCAGGTGTTCCATAAGTCCAAGGAGGAGATCAAGCAGATCGCCGTGGACGGCGCAAAGCTGGTCAAGCAGCTGAGCGAGGAGTACGAGGGCAATTTCCTCTTCGAGTACAGCCCCGAGAGCTTCACGGGCACCGAGGTGGACTACGCCGTGGAGGTCTGCAATGCGGTGCTGGACATCATGCAGCCCACCCCCGACCGCCCCATGATCATCAACCTGCCGGTCACGGTGGAGATGAGTATGCCCCATGTCTACGCCAACCAGATCGAGTACTGCGACAAGCACCTGAAGTACCGCGACAGCGTCATCATCTCCACCCACCCCCACAACGACCGCGGCACCGGCGTGGCCTGCGCGGAGCTGGCGGTTCTGGCAGGCGCACAGCGGGTGGAGTGCTGCCTCTTCGGCAACGGCGAGCGGACCGGCAATGTGGACGCTGTGACCCTCGCTATGAATCTGTACAGCCACGGCGTAGACCCGAAGCTGGACTTCTCCGATATGCCTGCCATCTGCGCCACCTACGAGCGTGTCACCCGGATGCACATTTATGAGCGCACCCCCTACGCCGGTCAGCTGGTCTTTGCCGCCTTCTCGGGCAGCCATCAGGACGCCATCGCAAAGGGAATGGCCTACCGCAAGGAGAAGGGCGACCATCGCTGGACCTGCCCCTACATCCCGGTGGACCCCCACGACATCGGCCGCACCTACGACGCCGACGTCATCCGCATCAACAGCCAGAGCGGCAAGGGCGGAATCGGCTTCGTGCTGGAGCAGAACTACGGCTACAACCTGCCCGCCAAGATGCGGGAGGCGCTGGGCTATAAGGTCAAGAGCGTGTCCGACCACAGCCACAAGGAGCTGAGCGCAGGCGAGGTGCTCCACATCTTTGAGGAGGTCTTCCTCAACAAGACCAAGCCCCTGTCCGTCGTCGAGGCCCATTTCGCGCAGGTCAACGGCATCACCGCCACCGTCACGCTGGACATGAACGGCCAGCGCAAGGTCATCACCTCGGTGGGCAATGGCCGTCTGGATGCCGTGGCCAACGCCATCCAGAGCGCCACCGGTATGGAGTTCCATCTGGAAACGTATTCGGAGCACAGCCTTGACGAAGGCTCTACCTCCCGCGCAGCCTCCTATGTGGGCCTCGAGTGGGGCGACGGCACCGTCACATGGGGTGCGGGCACCGACACCGACATCATCGTTGCCGGTGTGCACGCGCTGGTGAGTGCCATCAATAATAAGTAA